Proteins encoded within one genomic window of Ptiloglossa arizonensis isolate GNS036 chromosome 3, iyPtiAriz1_principal, whole genome shotgun sequence:
- the LOC143144279 gene encoding scavenger receptor class B member 1 isoform X2, whose product MFCYARIPKLIRIFILMTLGSLSLATGCILYVFQPYELLFKLKVIFGEGGEVFEIWRKPDIELYLKVYLFNVTNHEEYMSGKESKLRFQERGPYVYRELLEHRNVKFNNNGTVTALVHHPLTYVQEMSNGTEEDVMILPNIALLSITNVMKDSAYLTRFGLNMLISHTDSQPLVSMTAREFMFGYESSLVTLGNKVMPSWIKFDKLGLIDRMYDFDGDYETVYTGENDVRLTGLIEKYNGDVNLPQWTGKCANVNGASDGVKFPSYIQPNDTVLFFRKSLCRSAYMKQSGEKILNGLHTYMFKFVENELDNGVFNPENKCFCRHGYCQKAGLIDVTDCYYGFPIALSYPHFYKTDPSVLAAVEGLNPRADLHESYAYIQPKSGLPVSLAFRFQINMALQNIGHMARVEKFENFVLPLLWFEIGMRELPTSMSTRFWLYLNVLPILQDILIYCLMLIGIVVILIGIRKILLYRPKESASPRQWLNPEIKNPKLQFLSSGRLSCKTKEMDTYYSSLLESKEPNAMSNPTTEISNLKEDIV is encoded by the exons GTATTTTCATACTGATGACTTTGGGTTCGCTCAGCCTCGCCACCGGATGCATTCTGTATGTATTTCAACCGTATGAATTGCTCTTCAAGCTGAAGGTAATATTCGGCGAAGGCGGCGAGGTTTTCGAAATATGGCGGAAACCTGATATCGAGCTTTACCTGAAGGTCTATCTTTTCAATGTGACGAATCACGAGGAATACATGTCTGGCAAGGAAAGCAAACTTAGGTTCCAAGAAAGGGGCCCGTACGTTTACAG ggAATTGTTAGAGCACAGAAACGTTAAATTCAACAATAACGGCACTGTAACTGCTCTGGTTCATCATCCGTTGACCTACGTACAGGAAATGAGCAATGGAACTGAGGAAGATGTAATGATATTACCGAATATCGCACTATTG AGTATCACGAATGTAATGAAGGATTCAGCGTATTTGACTAGATTCGGTTTGAACATGTTGATCAGTCATACTGACTCCCAGCCACTGGTTAGCATGACCGCACGAGAATTTATGTTCGGCTACGAATCCTCCCTTGTCACCCTTGGTAACAAAGTAATGCCAAGCTGGATCAAATTCGACAAGTTGGGTCTCATCGATAGA ATGTACGATTTTGATGGCGATTATGAAACAGTTTACACTGGAGAAAACGATGTTCGTCTAACGGGTCTAATTGAAAAGTACAACGGCGACGTGAATCTACCGCAATGGACAGGAAAGTGCGCGAATGTGAATGGTGCAAGCGACGGAGTCAAGTTCCCAAGTTACATTCAACCGAACGACACTGTACTTTTCTTCAGGAAAAGTCTCTGCAGAAGTGCTTACATG AAACAAAGTGGAGAAAAAATCTTGAATGGACTGCACACGTATATGTTTAAATTCGTTGAAAATGAATTAGATAACGGCGTTTTCAACCCGGAAAACAAGTGTTTCTGTCGTCATGGGTACTGTCAAAAAGCTGGCCTAATCGACGTTACCGACTGTTATTATG GCTTTCCAATCGCTTTGTCGTATCCGCATTTTTATAAAACCGATCCATCGGTCTTGGCAGCCGTTGAGGGTTTGAATCCGAGGGCAGATCTTCACGAGTCTTATGCTTATATTCAACCAAAATCGGGTCTCCCTGTGAGCCTTGCATTCCGTTTTCAAATCAACATGGCCCTACAAAATATTGGCCATATGGCCAGGGTGGAGAAGTTCGAGAACTTCGTTTTACCGCTCCTATGGTTCGAAATC GGGATGCGCGAGTTGCCAACGTCAATGTCTACTCGCTTCTGGCTCTACTTGAACGTACTACCAATTTTACAGGACATACTGATTTACTGTTTAATGCTCATCGGAATCGTAGTGATACTTATCGGTATTCGCAAAATCCTTTTATACCGACCAAAAGAATCAGCATCTCCTAGGCAATGGTTAAATCCGGAAATAAAGAACCCAAAGCTACAATTTTTGAGCAGCGGACGACTCTCGTGTAAAACCAAGGAAATGGACACTTACTATAGTTCATTACTCGAATCGAAGGAACCAAACGCGATGTCTAACCCAACGACAGAAATATCAAATTTAAAAGAGGACATCGTATGA
- the LOC143144279 gene encoding scavenger receptor class B member 1 isoform X3, which produces MHRILKRRIFILMTLGSLSLATGCILYVFQPYELLFKLKVIFGEGGEVFEIWRKPDIELYLKVYLFNVTNHEEYMSGKESKLRFQERGPYVYRELLEHRNVKFNNNGTVTALVHHPLTYVQEMSNGTEEDVMILPNIALLSITNVMKDSAYLTRFGLNMLISHTDSQPLVSMTAREFMFGYESSLVTLGNKVMPSWIKFDKLGLIDRMYDFDGDYETVYTGENDVRLTGLIEKYNGDVNLPQWTGKCANVNGASDGVKFPSYIQPNDTVLFFRKSLCRSAYMKQSGEKILNGLHTYMFKFVENELDNGVFNPENKCFCRHGYCQKAGLIDVTDCYYGFPIALSYPHFYKTDPSVLAAVEGLNPRADLHESYAYIQPKSGLPVSLAFRFQINMALQNIGHMARVEKFENFVLPLLWFEIGMRELPTSMSTRFWLYLNVLPILQDILIYCLMLIGIVVILIGIRKILLYRPKESASPRQWLNPEIKNPKLQFLSSGRLSCKTKEMDTYYSSLLESKEPNAMSNPTTEISNLKEDIV; this is translated from the exons GTATTTTCATACTGATGACTTTGGGTTCGCTCAGCCTCGCCACCGGATGCATTCTGTATGTATTTCAACCGTATGAATTGCTCTTCAAGCTGAAGGTAATATTCGGCGAAGGCGGCGAGGTTTTCGAAATATGGCGGAAACCTGATATCGAGCTTTACCTGAAGGTCTATCTTTTCAATGTGACGAATCACGAGGAATACATGTCTGGCAAGGAAAGCAAACTTAGGTTCCAAGAAAGGGGCCCGTACGTTTACAG ggAATTGTTAGAGCACAGAAACGTTAAATTCAACAATAACGGCACTGTAACTGCTCTGGTTCATCATCCGTTGACCTACGTACAGGAAATGAGCAATGGAACTGAGGAAGATGTAATGATATTACCGAATATCGCACTATTG AGTATCACGAATGTAATGAAGGATTCAGCGTATTTGACTAGATTCGGTTTGAACATGTTGATCAGTCATACTGACTCCCAGCCACTGGTTAGCATGACCGCACGAGAATTTATGTTCGGCTACGAATCCTCCCTTGTCACCCTTGGTAACAAAGTAATGCCAAGCTGGATCAAATTCGACAAGTTGGGTCTCATCGATAGA ATGTACGATTTTGATGGCGATTATGAAACAGTTTACACTGGAGAAAACGATGTTCGTCTAACGGGTCTAATTGAAAAGTACAACGGCGACGTGAATCTACCGCAATGGACAGGAAAGTGCGCGAATGTGAATGGTGCAAGCGACGGAGTCAAGTTCCCAAGTTACATTCAACCGAACGACACTGTACTTTTCTTCAGGAAAAGTCTCTGCAGAAGTGCTTACATG AAACAAAGTGGAGAAAAAATCTTGAATGGACTGCACACGTATATGTTTAAATTCGTTGAAAATGAATTAGATAACGGCGTTTTCAACCCGGAAAACAAGTGTTTCTGTCGTCATGGGTACTGTCAAAAAGCTGGCCTAATCGACGTTACCGACTGTTATTATG GCTTTCCAATCGCTTTGTCGTATCCGCATTTTTATAAAACCGATCCATCGGTCTTGGCAGCCGTTGAGGGTTTGAATCCGAGGGCAGATCTTCACGAGTCTTATGCTTATATTCAACCAAAATCGGGTCTCCCTGTGAGCCTTGCATTCCGTTTTCAAATCAACATGGCCCTACAAAATATTGGCCATATGGCCAGGGTGGAGAAGTTCGAGAACTTCGTTTTACCGCTCCTATGGTTCGAAATC GGGATGCGCGAGTTGCCAACGTCAATGTCTACTCGCTTCTGGCTCTACTTGAACGTACTACCAATTTTACAGGACATACTGATTTACTGTTTAATGCTCATCGGAATCGTAGTGATACTTATCGGTATTCGCAAAATCCTTTTATACCGACCAAAAGAATCAGCATCTCCTAGGCAATGGTTAAATCCGGAAATAAAGAACCCAAAGCTACAATTTTTGAGCAGCGGACGACTCTCGTGTAAAACCAAGGAAATGGACACTTACTATAGTTCATTACTCGAATCGAAGGAACCAAACGCGATGTCTAACCCAACGACAGAAATATCAAATTTAAAAGAGGACATCGTATGA
- the LOC143144279 gene encoding scavenger receptor class B member 1 isoform X4, whose protein sequence is MTLGSLSLATGCILYVFQPYELLFKLKVIFGEGGEVFEIWRKPDIELYLKVYLFNVTNHEEYMSGKESKLRFQERGPYVYRELLEHRNVKFNNNGTVTALVHHPLTYVQEMSNGTEEDVMILPNIALLSITNVMKDSAYLTRFGLNMLISHTDSQPLVSMTAREFMFGYESSLVTLGNKVMPSWIKFDKLGLIDRMYDFDGDYETVYTGENDVRLTGLIEKYNGDVNLPQWTGKCANVNGASDGVKFPSYIQPNDTVLFFRKSLCRSAYMKQSGEKILNGLHTYMFKFVENELDNGVFNPENKCFCRHGYCQKAGLIDVTDCYYGFPIALSYPHFYKTDPSVLAAVEGLNPRADLHESYAYIQPKSGLPVSLAFRFQINMALQNIGHMARVEKFENFVLPLLWFEIGMRELPTSMSTRFWLYLNVLPILQDILIYCLMLIGIVVILIGIRKILLYRPKESASPRQWLNPEIKNPKLQFLSSGRLSCKTKEMDTYYSSLLESKEPNAMSNPTTEISNLKEDIV, encoded by the exons ATGACTTTGGGTTCGCTCAGCCTCGCCACCGGATGCATTCTGTATGTATTTCAACCGTATGAATTGCTCTTCAAGCTGAAGGTAATATTCGGCGAAGGCGGCGAGGTTTTCGAAATATGGCGGAAACCTGATATCGAGCTTTACCTGAAGGTCTATCTTTTCAATGTGACGAATCACGAGGAATACATGTCTGGCAAGGAAAGCAAACTTAGGTTCCAAGAAAGGGGCCCGTACGTTTACAG ggAATTGTTAGAGCACAGAAACGTTAAATTCAACAATAACGGCACTGTAACTGCTCTGGTTCATCATCCGTTGACCTACGTACAGGAAATGAGCAATGGAACTGAGGAAGATGTAATGATATTACCGAATATCGCACTATTG AGTATCACGAATGTAATGAAGGATTCAGCGTATTTGACTAGATTCGGTTTGAACATGTTGATCAGTCATACTGACTCCCAGCCACTGGTTAGCATGACCGCACGAGAATTTATGTTCGGCTACGAATCCTCCCTTGTCACCCTTGGTAACAAAGTAATGCCAAGCTGGATCAAATTCGACAAGTTGGGTCTCATCGATAGA ATGTACGATTTTGATGGCGATTATGAAACAGTTTACACTGGAGAAAACGATGTTCGTCTAACGGGTCTAATTGAAAAGTACAACGGCGACGTGAATCTACCGCAATGGACAGGAAAGTGCGCGAATGTGAATGGTGCAAGCGACGGAGTCAAGTTCCCAAGTTACATTCAACCGAACGACACTGTACTTTTCTTCAGGAAAAGTCTCTGCAGAAGTGCTTACATG AAACAAAGTGGAGAAAAAATCTTGAATGGACTGCACACGTATATGTTTAAATTCGTTGAAAATGAATTAGATAACGGCGTTTTCAACCCGGAAAACAAGTGTTTCTGTCGTCATGGGTACTGTCAAAAAGCTGGCCTAATCGACGTTACCGACTGTTATTATG GCTTTCCAATCGCTTTGTCGTATCCGCATTTTTATAAAACCGATCCATCGGTCTTGGCAGCCGTTGAGGGTTTGAATCCGAGGGCAGATCTTCACGAGTCTTATGCTTATATTCAACCAAAATCGGGTCTCCCTGTGAGCCTTGCATTCCGTTTTCAAATCAACATGGCCCTACAAAATATTGGCCATATGGCCAGGGTGGAGAAGTTCGAGAACTTCGTTTTACCGCTCCTATGGTTCGAAATC GGGATGCGCGAGTTGCCAACGTCAATGTCTACTCGCTTCTGGCTCTACTTGAACGTACTACCAATTTTACAGGACATACTGATTTACTGTTTAATGCTCATCGGAATCGTAGTGATACTTATCGGTATTCGCAAAATCCTTTTATACCGACCAAAAGAATCAGCATCTCCTAGGCAATGGTTAAATCCGGAAATAAAGAACCCAAAGCTACAATTTTTGAGCAGCGGACGACTCTCGTGTAAAACCAAGGAAATGGACACTTACTATAGTTCATTACTCGAATCGAAGGAACCAAACGCGATGTCTAACCCAACGACAGAAATATCAAATTTAAAAGAGGACATCGTATGA